One segment of Triticum aestivum cultivar Chinese Spring chromosome 2A, IWGSC CS RefSeq v2.1, whole genome shotgun sequence DNA contains the following:
- the LOC123186371 gene encoding protein FAR1-RELATED SEQUENCE 5-like, with the protein MVQILSLIHSKKGTLSSMPYIPADVTNLQAKYRRESKLADIEATIAYFDAKAKEDPDFFYRIRLDDEDRVRNMYWVDGAARRAYKHLRDCISFDATYLTNMYKMPCALFIGINNHNQSLQFGCGLIRNEDTDGYVWLFKTFLECMDGLAPMNIIMDQDFSMRAGIEEVFPLAVHRHCRWHIIKKAEETLGPFFADRPELHKAFELCVDHSLTVEEFERSWMAMTETHQTTQRSEGFNAVLKRYVSPGNSLLQFAKQYTALQQKILGSELQQEATTALKQPKLLTYLPMERQMSKIYTNKIFNKFQEEIKRASMFTAFRVDEHTFKVCSILGMSDSEPEDADKGRNYFVRASIGEDEYYCQCCKFERDGIVCCHILKVMDMNAVTRMPRHFIRRRCTWDADDALAPQTTHAVLAVHDERPESTMEAVRHVVLTKNYAELIDEACKSDDTARVAEKHRKALKRELDEIKKRKAKEALHRFPRTSSVPSSTGPSSENSEIGSGTASTQTQVRNPPRSITKGRPREIRYKSGLEIQAKHKKTKKGAGNP; encoded by the exons tcatccacagcaaaaaggggactctgagtagcatgccgtacataccagctgacgtcacaaacctacaggccaagtaccgtagagagagcaagttggcagACATAGAGGCCACAATAGCCTACTTCGATGCGAAAGcaaaggaagatccagatttcttctacaggataaggttggacgatgaggaccgtgtcaggaacatgtattgggtggatggtgctgcaaggagagcctacaaacatttgcgagattgcatttcattcgacgcgacgtacctcaccaatatgtacaagatgccatgcgctctgttcataggaataaataaccacaatcagtcgttgcagttcggATGCGGCCTCATCCGGAACGAAGACACAgatgggtacgtttggctgttcaagaccttcttggagtgcatggatggacttgctccgatgaacataataatggaccaagatttcagcatgcgtgcaggcatagaggaggtctttccgttggcagtgcacaggcactgcaggtggcacattataaagaaggctgaggagacgctaggaccgttctttgccgACCGTCCAGAGttgcacaaggcattcgagctgtgcgtggaccacagcttgacggtggaggagtttgaaaggagctggatggccatgactGAAACACATCAA actacgcagcgcagcgaggggttcaatgctgttttaaAGCGGTACgtcagccctggcaactcattgctacagtttgccaagcagtacacagctttgcaacaaaaaattctgggatctgagctacagcaagaagcgacCACAGCCctaaagcagccaaaattgctaacgtatctaccgatggagaggcaaatgagcaagatatacaccaacaagatctttaacaa attccaggaagaaataaagcgtgccagcatgttcacggctttccgGGTGGATGAACATAcattcaaggtgtgttctattttgggcatgtcagattcagaacctgaagacgcggacaaaggaaggaactacttcgtcaGAGCCTCGATAGGCGAAGACgagtactactgccaatgctgcaaattcgaacgggacggcattgtgtgctgtcacatactaaaagtcatggacatgaacgctgtgacacgcatgccccgccatttcataaggagGCGATGTACTTGGGATGCTGACGATGCGTTGGCGCCGCAGACAACACACGCagttctggctgtgcatgacgagagacctgagtcaaccatggaagccgtgaggcacgttgtgctgacaaagaactatgctgagctaattgatgaagcgtgcaagagtgatgacacagcgagagtcgcagaaaaacacaggaaggcactgaaaagagagcttgatgagatcaaaaaAAGGAAAGCCAaggaagccttacaccggttcccccgcacatcaagtgtgccttcatccacggggccatcgtctgaaaactcggagataggatctggaacagcaagcacacaaacccaggtcaggaacccaccccgttccatcacaaagggtcgtccgagagagataaggtacaagtcgggactggagattcaagcaaaacacaagaaaacgaagaaagggGCGGGCAATCCATGA